The DNA sequence ACAGGAAAATATAGAGGATATAGATATTCCCCCAGAAACAAATCAGCAAGAAGATGTGGACATCGCTGATGATGAGGAAAAAAATATGAGTGAAGTGATTTTTCCTCAAGGCAAGGAGACGATGGTAAATGAATTAGAGATTGATGTACAAGTGGGAGAAGTAGATGATCAAATAGAATTAGACGAAGATGACAATTTTGAGGAAAGTTCCAAGGACGTTTTTGATGGTGATAATAGTGAAAATCCTGAAGAAACTATTACTGATGCCATTATCAAAGAGGCGTCACAGAGCGATCGCCCCGTTGTCAGAACCCGTCGTCGTCGTACTTCTCGCAGTTCTTAATCTTAATTAGGAATAAAGAAAGGGCAAGGGGCAATAATTTTAGTTCGGAGAGTTCGCACCGAAAGCTCTTACACTCCTTTCAGTCGTGAACGGAGTTAAGATAAAAAGAAATTTCTCCCTAACACCCTAAGCCCCTACTTCCTCATTATTCCTAACTTTTATACTCGTGAATAACGAAAGGTAAACTAATTACTTTTCCCTCTGCTGTTCCGATTTTTACCAGTAGTCCTTCTCCTCCTGCTTTGGTGCGAATGTAACCAAGAGCAAATGGTTCATTTTCATAGTTAATATAACTGGTGATTTTTCCTACTTTTTCTTCTTCTAAAAAAATAGTATTTTCTATTTCTGGATTAATTTCTTGGTTGAGTTTTATGCCCCAAAGTCTTTGTTTAACTCCTTTATAAGTATTCAATCTAGCAATAGTTTCTTGTCCGATATAACAACCTTTACTAAAAGAAATTGAATTCCATAAGCCTGTTTCTAAAGGGTTAAAATCTTCTGTTAATTCTTTTTCTGGGGCGGGTCTGCCTCTTAAAATTCTCAATATTTCCCATTCTTTGCTACCTATTAGTTTAGGATTTTTTTCTATTAATTTTTGCCAAATAATATCTGCTTTATCCTGTTTAACTATTAAATTATATCCCCTTATTTTTAAGTCGCTTCCCACAGTTAATAAAACTTCTATGCCATCTATAGTTAAATTTTGGTGATAAAATTCTGGCTTTTCTAATATTTCTTTTTCTACCCAATTACTTAATAGTTCGTGACTGTTATTGCCAAATATTGTGAATATTTTATAATCTGAGGAAATATCTTTTAATTCTACTTTATCAAAAGGAAATATATAACGATCCATCCATTGATATAATTTCTGATTTTGATTTGGGGATGTTAATAATAAAACTTCTTCTTCTTTGAGATAAACACTAACTAAATCGATATTTCTACCAGTAGAATTGACAAAAACTGTATCACATCCTTGGCTAGATTTTAAAGATTGAATATCATTAGTACTTTGATTATGTAAATACCTAAGACGATCGCATCCTGTAACTTTTAATAAACCCCAATCACTGCGATCGCAAAAAAAAACGTTATCTTCCCATTGAGAAAGAGAAAAATTTTGATTGTTAAAAGTCAATGGTACTTCAATACTTTCTGCAAAAACTGCCCCTGATTGTATCTGTAATTCTTTTAATTTATTCATGATATATGATCAAGCCAATGAAAACTTGTGATCAATGATACTAAAAATAATCTTCCTTCATGGGCATAATTAATGCCATAAATCATAATTGATATAAAAATGTTACCTTTAATCGAAGCTATTTTAAATGGTATTAGCATTGGCTCAGTGTTACTCATCGCCGCTTTAGGGTTAGCGATTGTTTTCGGTTTGATGGGAGTGATTAATCTCGCTCACGGTGAATTAATGATGATTGGTGCTTATACCACTTTTGTGATCCAGAATATATTTAAACCTTTAGGTGAACCTTTTTTCGATTGGTATATTATCGTTTCCATTCCCGTTGCTTTTATCGTTACAGCATTAGTAGGACTAATTTTAGAAAAAGGAGTCATAAAATTTCTTTATGGCCGACCTTTAGAAACCCTTTTAGCAACATGGGGAGTTAGTTTAATTCTGCGTCAATTCGTGCGTAGTGTTAACGGCTCAATGGCTATCGGTTTAACTATTTTTTCCCTTCTCTTTTTCGGGGCGATGTTTTTCTTTTCTCGTCGTCAAAATTGGTTACAAATTCGCAACCTTTTTCTTTACATTACCTTACCTCTAACAGGTGCGATCGCAATTACCACAGGAATTTTAATCAATCAATCTCAAAATAAATCCCTAACAACTCCTTGGTTTAGTGCCAGAAACGTGGACGTAACGGCCCCTGAATGGTTAAGAGGTGGAATACCTTTAGGAGACTTTCAATTTCCCACTGCCCGTATTTTTATCATTGTTTTAACCTTACTTTGTTTAGCAGGGGTATATTGGTTTTTAAACGTCACAGATTGGGGCTTAAAAATTCGTGCTGTTACCCAAAACCGCACCATGAGTTCTTGTTTAGGTATTCCCACCGCCACCGTTGATGCTCTCACCTTTGCCCTCGGTTCAGGTTTAGCAGGGATTGCAGGAGTCGCTATCAGTCTTCTTGGTTCAGTGGGGCCAAACACAGGACAAAACTATATTGTTGATGCGTTTATGGTGGTAGTTGTAGGAGGAGTTGGTAATCTTTTGGGTTCAATCATCGCCGCTCTTGCCATTGGCACTGTTAGCTATATTGTCGGTTCTGGTACTCTTGGTTTAATGATTATGTCTCAAGAATCGCTTACTCCGTTGTTAGACATCGTCAACTTCTTTGCAACTACAAGTATGGCGAAAGTTCTTGTTTTTGTAATTATTATTGGTTTTCTGCAAGTTAAACCCTCTGGTATTTTCCCGCAAAAAGGACGCACAGCAGAATTATAAAAGGATATGAACCTGAGTTCAGAAATGAGGGCTTGGGTTTCTAGGGTGTTGGAGGGTTCAAGTTTCGGAGAAATTAACTATTGCTTGTTGCCTATCAACTAACTAAATTATATAAGCCATAGCTTAACATCTCTCCTGAAAGTGTAATTTATCCTGATTAGGGGTTAAAGTTTGCTCAAAAAAATCTGCTATATTATTGTGTTCATCGGCAACTAATACTTTTGCTTTATGTCCTTTTTTCATTAACTCAGCGCGATCGCACTCTTCATAGGCATATATAATTAAAATATCCCCTTCTTGACATAATAAAGCCGCCCCACCATTAGGACAAATTTCTTTACTTCCCCTCTCCCCCGGAATAGCATAAGTTGACCAACGTTTAGCATTATTAAGATTAACAATATCTAATTCTTCTAAAGGTAAAATACCAACTTTTTCCATCAAATCTGGATCTATAGAAATACTACCAACATAATCTACATTTGCAGATGTTACTCTGACTCGATGTAATTTAGCGTGCATTAATCGAATAGTTGTCATAACAAAGAAAAATAAAACAATAAGAAGCAAACCAATAATTTTGTATCGAACACTACCTCAGTTCAGTTGAAGAATATCGGGTGGGTTAAGGGGTGTTGGGGAATTGAGGTATTAGGGTGTTAGGGAAGACGAGTTCGGGGTTTTTAATTCTTAATTCTTAATTATCAACTATTTACCTTTACACCTTGCCCATAGCCCTTTTAACTTTTTCTCTTACCCCTTAACCTTTTCCCCATTACTCAGAGATGACAATTTATCCCGAACTTAGATAAGACCAGATAAATTATAGGTAAAAATGAGGCGAGAATAACCATGACAAAAGTAAAGAAACATCATTAACTGGGGCTGGAATCATCGCTCCTCTTGAATCCAATAACTCTACCAAAATTAAATAAACAACTCCCAATAACACAGATACTATTCCTGTCACAATCGCAACTATTTTTTTTCGTTCCATTACTACAATACTCTTCGATATTTTGATTGAATTATGGGGCTAAAATTTACATTTCTTAAATTATATCTTAGTTACCTTTATTTTTCCCCTTATCTCCATCAATAGACTTCTTGGAGAAGTCAAAGAAAAGGCAAAAAGCAAGAGTGAAGAAAATTAACTGTTTCTCTTTTAATTTTAGTTTTGCAAGAGAACTAATTTATAAGAGTAAGTAAAGTAAGGGGATGAACTCGATCTATAGGGAAATATCATTAATGTAGTGATTATTCTTTTCTAAAAGTAAGACAAGGTAAGGTTTTTTCAAGAATCTAAAATATTTATTAAGAGTAATTACAAACCCCTAACCATGAATGGTTATTCAGTATTAAAATGCTAAAAAGACGTTTTTAATGACATACAATTAATTAGCATTTTGGTAGTTCGAGTGAGATTTTAAAATCTTCCCCATTAGTCAAATCAATTCTTCAGGTTAATAGAGATGAAAATAAATCAATTTTTGAGAAACTATGAGCAGGGTATTCGACAGTTTCAAGGGATTAATTTACAATCAGCGAATTTATCTGAATCTGTGTTAGTGGCGGTGGATTTACAATATGCCAAATTAATCGGGGCTGACTTTAGTCGTTGTTTTTTGACTAAATCTAACTTTTCTCATGCTCAACTCAACTGGGCAGATTTTACTTATAGCAAGTTAAGTGAAGCAGTTTTTAATGGGGCGGATTTGACCAAAGCTAATCTCACTGGGGCTTTTATGGTGCGATCGCATCTTATCAAAACACAACTTAGTGCCGCCAATCTCAGCCATAGTAATTTACGAAATGGAAACCTAGCAGAAGTTAACTTATGTGGAGCTAGTCTTTACCGTGTTAATTTAAGAGAGGCTTTTATGGGAAAAAGCAACCTCAACTGGAGTAATTTTCAAGAAGCAAGACTAAGTAAAGCAAACATGAGACATTCTTGTGCTTATCAAGCCAATTTTACTCGCTCATTCATGAAAGAAGTCAATCTGAGTCATAGCAACCTAACAGAAGCTAACCTATATGGGGCAAGATTAAGTGGATCAAATTTACAAAATACTAACTTGCAGAATGCAAACCTAAGAGAAGCAAGATTAGTTGGTGCAGACTTAAGAGGAGCGGATTTACGAGGAGCAAACTTACAAAATGCTGATTTACAAATGGCAAACCTTGACGGAGCAATTTTTGACGACACAAACTTATCTCAAGCTAATTTGACGGGAGTAAAAATAAATCACACCAGTTTTGTTAATTCTTGTCTGGATAATACTATTCTCTCTGAAACTTTGTCCAAAATGCTCAATTTTGAATTAAAAAAAAATTATCGAGTGAATATGGCAGTTAACAATTAAGAAAAGGGCAATGAGCAAGAAGGGAAGGGCAAAGGTAATAATTAATTATTTTCTCCCTAATACCCTAACACCCAAACCCCCGAACGCTTAATAACTATTACACATTAACCACTTCACTGGTGGTATTTTCTTGAACAGAAGTAGCAGATTTAGCTTTAACAGCCTTGAACATTCCAAAGCGACAAAGACCACTACCAAAGCCAACACGCATTAAAATCATGGTAGGAACTTCTCTCAAGGATTTGATAAAACCAGATAAACCAAACTTGATAATACCTTCAGGGCGCACTATGCCTTGCCAAACAGACTCCAACCAAGAAGGTAAAGTTTCTTGAGTCCAATCGGCTGTGACTACATCTCCATCGACTAAACCTGTTTCAGCAATTTGTTCGGAAAAACCTTCAATACTGGAAAAGGAAGGGTGAGACCATTGATCCAATAATTGACGCATTACAATTCTTTCCCACCAATTAAGAGGTACTTTGCGATCGTCTCTTTGATTCCAATCTGCTACCACAAGAGTACCACCGGGTTTTAAAACCCTCATCATCTCTTGAGCATATTTATTCTTATCAGGCATATGAGGACCAGCTTCGATCGACCATACCACATCAAAACTATTATCAGGGAAAGAAAGATCTAAGGCATTATCCACCTGAAATTTAGCACTAACACCTTCAGGAGTTAATTCTGTTGCCCTTTGTACTTGTTTTGGACTAATGGTAATACCTGTGGCTTCAAAATTATAATCTTTCGCTAAAATACGAGTGCTACCACCAATCCCACAACCTACATCTAAAACCTTAGTACCACGAGGTAACTTATCTAATCCTCCCCATTTAACCATTTCATGAACAAAATCAGCTTTAGCCTCTAAAAAGTCTTTGCGTCTTGGAGGAGAACCATAATGACCCAAATGGATATGCTCACCCCAATAAAATTCTAAAATTCCATCTTCTGTCCACTCATCATATGAAGTCGCAACAGTTTCAGGAGTTTCAAAAGTCCGAGGAGTCAGTAGATAAATAACAACACCTATAATTACTGATATTAGTAAAACACCAAGAGCGTAGTATAGAAACATTAAAATAAACCTTAATATTTATTTACATTTTGTTTATAATAATATCAATTTCTGAGATTTTTTGATGAATCAGATTTTTTACTGATATAGTTAGCTTTTAGTTCAAAGCTAGAGTATGGGATGAAGGTAATTTAACGATCAAGTGACATCACACACAACGAAGATCCAATAATCTTAGAATATATATAGTAATTTTCCTATTCACGAGGTGCAGTTTTTTGATACCAGTGCAGATACACCTGAGTTCGATGAAAAAAGTATCGAAAAATAAAGCGCCCTCGAGTTATCATCGAGCCAATTTTGGAATAAAAAATTATTAAATTTAGGAAAAACTCATTTAAAATCAACTTATTCAGCTTTTTTGTCAATAATTATTACTTTTAACTCCGAACTCCGAACTCCGAACTCCGAACTCAGGTAGATACAGTCTATTCTTTATTCCCGAATAGGGATGATTAGTGTACCTCAGTATTCATATCAACGCTATACAAGAATTATGTAACAGTTTCAGTTGAAGGAATTAATGTAAACTGTCTTGTAAAGAGTCAGAAAATTAACGTAAACTTTTAGTAGGGCGAACGATGGGACTCGAACCCACGAATGGTGGAACCACAATCCACTGCCTTAACCACTTGGCTACGCTCGCCATTACGATTTCTGATTATAACATAATTTCATTAAAATGATCCAGTAATTATCCAAAAAAAGTTATCTAAATATGAATCCATTATTTCTTGAAGAGCGTAAGTTTCCCCGTATTTTGTTGGCAGTTGGCGGAGGCTTTTTTTTAATTATGGGAATAATTTTAACTCTCACTAATCCCAATTCCACGAAATACGAAAAGTTTGCCACAGAAGAGTTAGTTAGGTATGCTAAGGAGAATATTTGTCCTGCTAAATCATCGAATCTGGAAGAGGCTATAAAAAGTCAGGTTTGCAATTTAATAGTCGATACAGGTAAAAATAAAATACCCCAATTAATCGCTTCCAATACGAAAAGAAATAATTATTTATTGCTCAGTCTTTATACAACTAATCTGTATATTTACCAATTTGAAACTATTGCTGTGTTTAATAATTTTTACGTCATCAATGCCCAAAAACTTCATGAATAGAAAATTAAATATGGAAATTACTTCTATTTTAATTAAGGCAATTTAAGCAATATTTCCACAAAATTAGACTCAATAATCAGTAAAGAATAAAAGATAATAAAACAATGTGTTTGCAACAACATTAAATTACAAAAAAATAGTTTACAATGAGCAAATAATTGCAATAAAACTTTATATTGAGCTTTTGAGATGAAACCGAGTCAAGCATCAAATCAAGATTTATCGAAGATTGGGCAAGATAGTGAAAAGCAAGATGATTTACCGAAAAATAACCAGAAAAAACTATCAAGATGGTTATTGATACTGTTAGTTTTGGGTGGGGGTATTGGTAGTTGGCAAATACTTAAACCTTCTTCTGTAACTTCTCAAGCTCAAGTTAAGGAGAGTGAAACACCTGCTAAACCAGTGACAGTCGAAACTTTAACTACTTCTCAAGCTGTTCAGAAAGTCAAATTGTTAGGACAAGTGGAGGCTGGTCAAAAAGCAACCCTAAGTTCTCAAATTGATGGTACGATCGAGCAAATATTAGTCAAAGAAGGCGATCGCATCTCCGAAGGTCAAGTAGTGGCGGTTTTGGATATAGCAGATGCTAAGATTGCCTTAGCCCAAGCCAAAGCTAAACTTGCTCAAGAACAAAGTAACCTCGATCGCTTACAGGTAGGTACTCGCCCAGAAATTATCGCTCAAAGACAAGCACAATTGCAGTCGGCATTAGCAAGGGAAAAAGAAGCTGAAAATAATTTAGCCAGTTTAATTGCTTTGCAACCAGATTTAATTAAGCAAAAACAAGCAGAATTACAAGCTACTCAAGCAAGGGAAAAAGAAACCCAAGATAATCTCAAAAGAATTACAACCTTGAGTGAAGAAGGAGCAATTTCCGAAAGAATTTTAGTAGAGGCTCAATCGGCAGTAGAAACAGCAGTTAATGAGAGACTAAGGGCAGAATCAGCTTTACAAGCTCAAAAAACCCAAGCCAGTCAAGATATTGCCCAAGGAAGAACCAATTTAGATAATATTCGCAGTGAAAAATTGCGTCTTCAAGCGAGTTTAGCAGAGGCAAAAGCAGGACCTACTATCGAGGAAATCGAAGCTCAAAAAGGTTTAGTAAAATTAGCCCAAGCTCAAGTCCAACAAGCAGAATTAGCCTTACAACGCACGGAAATTAAAGCACCCTTTGCAGGAATTATTCAGGCTCGACAAGTAGATACAGGAGATTATGTAGAAATAAATGATCCTCTTTTTACTTTAGTCAGTGATAAATCCGTTGATATATTTTTAGAAATTCCTGAAAACATTAGTGGGCAAGTAACACCAGGGATGAGAGTCAATTTGTCTGCCCGAGCCTTACCCGATTGGCAAGATAGAACCATAATCACCGCCGTTATCCCCACTGCCGACACTGCTTCTCGTCGTCAATCCGTTAGAGTTACATTGGGTAATCCTCCTCCCCAATTAGTCCCCGGTATGGCTATTCAAGCTGATTTAGAAATGCCCCTAGCTGTAAATGATGGCTTTGTGGTTTCTCGAGATGCCTTAACTAGAAGAGGTAATAAATGGTTATTATTCGCTGTTGAGGATGGAAAAGCAAAACAGTTAGAAGTCGAAATGGTTAATGATTTAGGTTCAGAAGTAATCATTGCTAATGCCCAACTTGAAGAAGGAAAATCCATTGTTGTCAAAGGTGGTGATGGATTAAGACATGATACTGCTATCAAAATTGTTGAATAAAGGGGCAAAGGCAAAGTAAAAGGGCAAAGTTCAAGGGGCAAGAGGCAAACCCCCCTTTATCCCCCCTCTCGAGGGGAGAGGGCAATGGTAAATAGTTGATAATTAATAACTTCGTGCCTCCGAACTCCTAACTCGTTTCTCCCTAATCACCCTCTCTCTAATTAAATTAATCACTACTTATTATTTATTTATGAATTTCATTAAAACTGCAATTCGTTGGCGACATGGTACAGGAGTATTATTTTGTTTACTTGCCCTGTTTGGAATTTTGGCGTTATTTCAACTTCCATTAGAGTTACAACCGGGGGGTGATACACCAGAAATAAGCATCCGTACTCCCTATTCTGGTGCTAGTCCTGCCGAGGTGGAAGATTTAGTTACTCGTCCTATTGAAGAAAGATTGGAAGAAGTGCCGGGGGTACAAGAAATTATTAGTACCAGTAGCTCTGGTTTGAGTAACATTAATGTTGAGTTTTCTTGGGATAGTAACATCGATCGCAGTTTGGTTGATGTTTTGAATAAATTGCAACAGGTGGAAGCCTTACCAGCAGAGGCGGATGAGTCAGAGGTCGAAATTGTTAGTGGTAGCAGTAGCCCGATGATGTGGATTGTCTTAACTCCGAAAGAGGGGTTTACAGGGGATGATTTTCATTATCGAGATCTAGTAGATGATGTGATTGTACCTAATTTACGTCAGGTGCAAGGTATTGGTGAATTTATCATTTCAGGGGGTAGAGAACGAGAAGTAGAGGTTATAGTCGATCCTAAAGCCCTTGCCGATAGAAATTTAACTATCTCTGATGTGGTGAGAACCTTAAGAAATAATAACCGAGATATTCGTGGAGGTCCGTTAGTTTTAGGGCGAAGAGAATATCGAGTAAGAACCATCAGCCGTATTGATGATGTTAAACAGTTAGAAGATTTTGTTTTGCGTCGGGATGCTTCTGGTACGGTTTATTTAGGTGATGTGGCTACGGCACAAATGGGTAGAGCGATTCAAGATCGAGCTTTGATTAGAAATAATGAACCTGCAGTAGGTATCGGGATTGTTAGGCAGGTGGGGGGTAATGTACCCGTAATTTCTCAGGGAATTCGTCAACAATTAGCTCTATTGGAAGAAAGATTCGATCGCACTGGAGAGGGGATAGCTTTTGATATTACCTATGATGAAAATGACTATGTCAATCAATCAATTTCCTTTGTTCAGAGTAATCTAATTATTGGTGCAATTTTAGCCGCTTTAATTCTATTGTTGTTTTTGGGTTCTATTCGCACAGTGGCAGTGATTGCCATTTCTATTCCTACTACCTTAATCACAGTTTTTATCGTTTTTCATCTACTCGGCAGAAGTTTAAATGTCATCAGTTTAGCTGGTTTAGCCTTTGCGGTGGGGATGGTGGTAGATAATGCGATCGTAGTTTTAGAAAATATTTTCAGTCATTTACAAAAAGGTAAAACTCCCGTAAAAGCGGCCATTGAAGGAACTAACGAAGTTGCAGGGGCAATGTTAGCCTCTACCCTAACCACCGTAGCAGTATTTGCTCCGATTATTTTAGTTACAGGAGAGGCAGGGCAGTTATTTTTTGATATTGGTATTGCCCTCTCTGTGTCTGTGTTATTTTCTCTTTTTACAGCTATTACCTTAGTACCTATGTTGGCGGGATTATTCCTTAAGCATAACGAAGCAGAACAAATGCTCTCAGGGGTAATATCGGATCAAGGAAATGGACTAGAAAGAGCGATCGCACAAACTTCGGCAATATTTCGTTTATTACAGAGTAAATTAGAAGCCTTTTTGCTAAAAACTGTTCGTTGGTCTTTAGGAGAAGGTAAATTGAAAAGAAGACTATTTGTGTTAGCCTCTCCGCTATTGTTATTAATAATTAGTTTGCAACTTTTGCCTCCTGCGGACTACTTACCAGAAGGGAATCGTAACCTAATTATTTGGTTAGCTGAACCATATCCTGGGACAAGTATTCCTGAAGCCATAGAACTTTCTGAAGCCCCTAGAAATTTTGTTGCTCAACAACCTGAAGTAATGCGTACTTTATATGTTCATCGCCCTGGGCGAAGAATAATTGCCGCTTTTATTAAACCTGAGTTGGCCACAAGTAATAATCTCAACAGTTTAGTGGATAGATTAAGAGCAAAAAGTAATGACTACCCCGGTTATCGTTTTCTTATCCCCATTAGAGCCTCTATTTTCCAAAATCCGGGGAAAGAGTTTGAAGTACAAATTATCGGAGAAAATCTTGAGCAGTTAAACCAAATTCAACAAGAAATAAGTCAACAAATTCGCAGTTTAGAAGGGGTGCGTAATGTGCGATCGAATTTTGTTACAGGCGCACCAGAATTACAAATTATTCCCAATCGGGTTCGTTTAGCAGAAGCTCAAATTTCTGAGGCAGATTTAGGGGAAGTGGTACAAGCGGCTTTAGGCGGAGTGAGGGCTTCTGAATTTGTTGATGGTAATCGAGAATTAGATGTAACAGTGGAGTTAAAAGATACCTTTGTTTCTTCTCCTGAGCAGTTACGTCAATTAGCTATTTACAATGGACAGGGCAAAAGATTACAATTGGCAGATATAGCAGAAGTATTTGAAACTACTGGGGCAGATACCATTAATCACGTGGACTTAGAAAGGTCTATAACTCTCACCGTTAGCCTCGATCGTGAAGCCCCTTTAGGTGCTTTAATAGAACAAACTCAACAGGAAATTCTTGATCCTTTACAAGAAACATTGCCCTCTGATGTACGTTTGGAGTTAGCAGGTTCTGCGGATGTCTTAGGGGAAACTCTATTTCAATTGGCTTCCACTTTTGTTCTCTCTTTAATCATTACCTATCTATTATTAGTGGCTTTATATAAGTCTTTTACTTATCCCATAATTATTATGGCAACCGTACCAATGGGAATTACAGGGGCATTGTTGAGCTTAGTTATCGCTAATTCAATTCCGGGGGTAGTTGTACCATTAGATATGATTACAGGATTGGGATTTGTTATCCTAACAGGGATTGTCGTTAATAATGCAATTTTGTTAGTGGATCGAGCTTTACAACTACAAGAAGAAGGGATGGAATATAATACCTCATTATATTATGCTGTGAGCGATCGCCTTCGTCCTATTTTTATGTCTGCTGGAACAAGTGTATTGGGAATGTTGCCTTTAGCAGTATTACCGGGGAAAGGAACGGAACTTTATCAAGGTTTAGGAGTTGTTTTGGTGGGGGGGTTAATACTTTCTACTTTTTTAACTCCTACAATTATTCCCGCTTTGATGGGCTTATTACAAGATTTTTCCCCGAAAAACCATAAACAGTCTTCATCGGAAACATCTCCTTCTGTTAGCACATTGCAAAATTAGAAACCGAAATAAGTTTGGAGTTATAGTTATTTCAATTAAACAACCAATGAAGCCCAAGCCATAAATCTTTGCCGAAGATATAGGTTTTTGATTTACTTGGCTTTGGGGCTTTTATTTAACTATTTCTCGCACTGGGCAACGCAATACCTTCTACAGCTTGACGGTAAGGCTCAACAGATTCACTATAGTCAATAGGAAGCACTGCACAAACATTCTCATGAGGACGAGGAATAATAACCCAAGACTCAAGAGCAGCACCTTCAGCCCTTTCAACTGCATCAATACCAGCAGCCATAGCGGTTTTAACCTCAGATACATCTCCTCTAATATTGACGGTAAAACGAGCGCTACCTACACGAATATAACCAACAAGGGTTACTCTTCCTGCTTTAACCATAGCATCGGCGGCGGCTAAAACTCCGGGAAATCCTTT is a window from the Cyanobacterium sp. Dongsha4 genome containing:
- a CDS encoding efflux RND transporter permease subunit, giving the protein MNFIKTAIRWRHGTGVLFCLLALFGILALFQLPLELQPGGDTPEISIRTPYSGASPAEVEDLVTRPIEERLEEVPGVQEIISTSSSGLSNINVEFSWDSNIDRSLVDVLNKLQQVEALPAEADESEVEIVSGSSSPMMWIVLTPKEGFTGDDFHYRDLVDDVIVPNLRQVQGIGEFIISGGREREVEVIVDPKALADRNLTISDVVRTLRNNNRDIRGGPLVLGRREYRVRTISRIDDVKQLEDFVLRRDASGTVYLGDVATAQMGRAIQDRALIRNNEPAVGIGIVRQVGGNVPVISQGIRQQLALLEERFDRTGEGIAFDITYDENDYVNQSISFVQSNLIIGAILAALILLLFLGSIRTVAVIAISIPTTLITVFIVFHLLGRSLNVISLAGLAFAVGMVVDNAIVVLENIFSHLQKGKTPVKAAIEGTNEVAGAMLASTLTTVAVFAPIILVTGEAGQLFFDIGIALSVSVLFSLFTAITLVPMLAGLFLKHNEAEQMLSGVISDQGNGLERAIAQTSAIFRLLQSKLEAFLLKTVRWSLGEGKLKRRLFVLASPLLLLIISLQLLPPADYLPEGNRNLIIWLAEPYPGTSIPEAIELSEAPRNFVAQQPEVMRTLYVHRPGRRIIAAFIKPELATSNNLNSLVDRLRAKSNDYPGYRFLIPIRASIFQNPGKEFEVQIIGENLEQLNQIQQEISQQIRSLEGVRNVRSNFVTGAPELQIIPNRVRLAEAQISEADLGEVVQAALGGVRASEFVDGNRELDVTVELKDTFVSSPEQLRQLAIYNGQGKRLQLADIAEVFETTGADTINHVDLERSITLTVSLDREAPLGALIEQTQQEILDPLQETLPSDVRLELAGSADVLGETLFQLASTFVLSLIITYLLLVALYKSFTYPIIIMATVPMGITGALLSLVIANSIPGVVVPLDMITGLGFVILTGIVVNNAILLVDRALQLQEEGMEYNTSLYYAVSDRLRPIFMSAGTSVLGMLPLAVLPGKGTELYQGLGVVLVGGLILSTFLTPTIIPALMGLLQDFSPKNHKQSSSETSPSVSTLQN
- a CDS encoding carbon dioxide-concentrating mechanism protein CcmK, encoding MPSQSAVGSLETKGFPGVLAAADAMVKAGRVTLVGYIRVGSARFTVNIRGDVSEVKTAMAAGIDAVERAEGAALESWVIIPRPHENVCAVLPIDYSESVEPYRQAVEGIALPSARNS